The Phoenix dactylifera cultivar Barhee BC4 chromosome 9, palm_55x_up_171113_PBpolish2nd_filt_p, whole genome shotgun sequence genome window below encodes:
- the LOC103718841 gene encoding protein SAR DEFICIENT 1-like: MAKSLQNFFMAFEPLLRKVVQEEVDRGLLHSTRLLPRPSQMHIEAAEPPSMKLIFKRQPSLPIFTGSRIEDEDNNPLQVLLVDTHNREIHPSSLPSPLKVEVVVLDGDFPSNDREDWTSTEFQKSIVEERKGKRPLITGEVNLTLRDGTAFISDLTFTDNSSWIRSRHFRIGARIVPGSYDGPRIKEAMTEPFTVKDHRGESYRKHYPPSLGDEVWRLDRIGKDGAFHKRLSAARIETVQDFLKLSVIDPDELRRILGVNMSERMWEGIYSHARTCDLGTKIYLHRGHDCTLLLNPICEVVGIMAHGVTCTLKDLNLSQKAYVQQLVREAYQNWDKLEEADGLLDADVPLLENEPVHQGGMESSSWYPIKQETAALAYQMGGFDEPGAPPN; the protein is encoded by the exons ATGGCGAAGTCATTGCAAAACTTCTTTATGGCCTTCGAACCGTTGCTCCGAAAAGTG GTGCAAGAAGAGGTGGATCGTGGACTGCTTCATAGCACGCGTCTGCTTCCAAG GCCTTCCCAAATGCATATTGAAGCGGCAGAGCCGCCTAGCATGAAACTAATCTTCAAAAGACAACCATCACTCCCAATCTTCACAGGGAGCAGGATTGAGGATGAGGATAATAACCCTCTCCAGGTCCTCCTTGTAGACACCCATAACAGGGAAATACACCCGTCCTCGCTCCCATCACCTCTCAAGGTAGAAGTAGTGGTCCTTGATGGCGATTTTCCTTCTAATGATCGCGAAGACTGGACAAGCACCGAGTTCCAGAAGAGCATAgtggaagaaaggaaaggaaagaggcCATTGATTACAGGAGAAGTCAACCTCACACTGAGAGATGGGACCGCTTTCATCTCGGATCTCACATTTACGGATAACTCGAGTTGGATAAGAAGTAGGCACTTCAGGATAGGTGCAAGAATTGTGCCAGGGAGCTATGATGGACCGAGAATTAAAGAAGCCATGACCGAACCTTTCACAGTTAAAGATCACCGAGGCGAAT CGTACAGGAAGCATTATCCACCATCTCTCGGCGACGAGGTATGGCGACTGGATAGGATTGGAAAGGATGGGGCATTTCACAAGAGGCTATCGGCTGCACGTATCGAGACAGTCCAAGACTTCTTGAAGCTCTCGGTTATCGACCCTGATGAACTCCGCAGG ATACTGGGAGTTAATATGTCAGAGCGGATGTGGGAGGGAATATATAGTCATGCAAGAACCTGCGACTTGGGTACCAAGATTTACTTGCACCGTGGACACGATTGCACCCTCCTCTTGAACCCCATATGTGAAGTTGTTGGGATTATGGCTCATGGCGTGACGTGCACGCTAAAGGATCTTAACCTATCTCAGAAG GCCTACGTACAGCAGCTGGTCCGAGAGGCATATCAAAACTGGGATAAGTTGGAAGAAGCTGATGGGTTGCTCGATGCCGACGTTCCTCTACTTGAAA ATGAACCTGTGCACCAGGGTGGGATGGAATCATCGAGTTGGTATCCAATAAAGCAAGAAACCGCCGCATTAGCCTATCAAATGGGGGGGTTTGATGAGCCTGGAGCTCCTCCAAATTAA